The following are encoded in a window of Sorex araneus isolate mSorAra2 chromosome 11, mSorAra2.pri, whole genome shotgun sequence genomic DNA:
- the PPP2R2D gene encoding serine/threonine-protein phosphatase 2A 55 kDa regulatory subunit B delta isoform, translated as MAGAGGGCPGGHDLQWCFSQVKGAIDEDVAEADIISTVEFNYSGDLLATGDKGGRVVIFQREPENKARPQARGEYNVYSTFQSHEPEFDYLKSLEIEEKINKIRWLPQQNAAHFLLSTNDKTIKLWKISERDKRAEGYNLKDEDGRLRDPFRITALRVPVLKPMDLMVEASPRRVFANAHTYHINSISVNSDHETYLSADDLRVNLWHLEVTHKSFNIVDIKPANMEELTEVITAAECHPHQCNVFVYSSSKGTVRLCDMRSAALCDQHAKFFEEPEDPSSRSFFSEIISSISDVKFSHSGRYMMTRDYLSVKVWDLHMERRPVETHQVHEYLRGKLCSLYENDCIFDKFECCWGCADSAIMTGSYNNFFRMFDRSTRRDVTLEASRENSKPRASLKPRRVCAGGKRKKDEISVDSLDFNRKILHSAWHPTDNVIAVAATNNLYIFQDKVN; from the exons atGGCAG GGGCCGGCGGCGGCTGCCCGGGCGGGCACGACCTGCAGTGGTGCTTCTCGCAGGTCAAGGGGGCCATCGACGAGGACGTGGCGGAAG CCGACATCATCTCCACGGTCGAGTTCAACTACTCCGGGGATCTCCTCGCCACCGGGGACAAGGGCGGCCGAGTCGTCATCTTCCAGCGGGAACCGGAG AACAAAGCCCGCCCGCAGGCGCGGGGGGAGTACAACGTCTACAGCACCTTCCAGAGTCACGAGCCCGAGTTCGACTACCTGAAAAGTCTAGAAATTGaggagaaaatcaataaaatcaggTGGTTGCCACAGCAGAACGCAGCGCACTTCCTGCTCTCCACCAACG ATAAAACCATCAAGTTATGGAAAATAAGTGAGCGTGACAAGAGGGCAGAAGGCTATAACCTGAAGGACGAAGACGGGCGGCTCCGAGACCCCTTTAGAATCACAGCACTGCGG GTGCCGGTGCTGAAGCCCATGGACCTCATGGTGGAAGCGAGCCCCAGGAGGGTCTTTGCCAACGCACACACCTACCACATCAACTCCATCTCCGTGAACAGCGACCACGAGACCTACCTCTCCGCAGACGACCTGCGCGTCAACCTCTGGCACCTGGAGGTCACCCACAAGAGCTTCA ACATCGTGGACATCAAGCCTGCCAACATGGAGGAGCTGACGGAGGTGATCACGGCGGCCGAGTGCCACCCGCACCAGTGCAACGTCTTTGTCTACAGCAGCAGCAAGGGCACCGTGCGGCTGTGCGACATGCGCTCCGCGGCCCTCTGCGACCAGCACGCCAAGT TTTTCGAGGAGCCCGAGGACCCCAGCAGCCGCTCCTTCTTCTCGGAGATCATCTCCTCCATCTCCGACGTCAAGTTCAGCCACAGCGGCCGCTACATGATGACGCGGGACTACCTGTCGGTGAAGGTGTGGGACCTCCACATGGAGCGGCGGCCCGTGGAGACGCAccag GTGCACGAGTACCTGCGCGGCAAGCTCTGCTCCCTCTACGAGAACGACTGCATCTTCGACAAGTTCGAGTGCTGCTGGGGCTGTGCCGACAG CGCCATCATGACCGGATCCTACAACAACTTCTTCCGGATGTTCGACAGAAGCACGCGGAGGGACGTCACTCTGGAAGCTTCCAGAGAGAACAGCAAGCCCCGGGCCAGCCTGAAGCCCCGCAGGGTGTGCGCGGgcgggaagaggaagaaggacgAGATCAGCGTGGACAGCCTGGACTTCAACAGGAAGATCCTGCACAGCGCGTGGCACCCCACGGACAACGTCATCGCCGTGGCCGCCACCAACAACCTGTACATATTCCAGGACAAGGTCAACTAG
- the BNIP3 gene encoding BCL2/adenovirus E1B 19 kDa protein-interacting protein 3: MSQSGTPGLQEESLQGSWVELHFSNGNGGGVPASVSIYNGDMEKILLDAQHESGRSSSKSSHCDSPPRSQTPQDTNRASETDTHSLGEKNSSQSEEDFLERRREVESILRKNSDWIWDWSSRPENIPPKEFLFKHPKRAPTLSMRNTSVMKKGGIFSAEFLKVFLPSLLLSHLLAIGLGIYIGRRLAPSTSTF, from the exons ATGTCGCAGAGCGGGACCCCCGGGCTGCAGGAGGAGAGTCTGCAGG GCTCCTGGGTGGAGCTGCACTTCAGCAACGGGAATGGGGGCGGCGTGCCGGCCTCGGTGTCCATCTACAATGGCGACATGGAGAAGATCCTGCTGGACGCCCAGCACGAGTCTGGCCGGAGCAGCTCCAAGAGCTCCCACTGCGACAG CCCGCCTCGCTCCCAGACCCCGCAGGACACCAACCGGGCCTCGGAGACCGACACCCACAGCCTGGGGGAGAAGAACAGCTCCCAG TCTGAGGAGGACTTCCTGGAGCggaggagagaggtggagagcATCCTGAGGAAGAACTCGGACTGGATCTGGGACTGGTCCAGCCGGCCCGAGAACATCCCCCCCAA GGAGTTCCTCTTCAAGCACCCCAAGCGCGCCCCGACCCTCAGCATGAGGAACACGAGCGTCATGAAGAAGGGGGGCATCTTCTCGGCCGAGTTCCTCAAGGTCTTCCTCCCGTCCCTGCTGCTGTCCCATCTGCTGGCCATCGGGCTGGG GATCTACATTGGACGGCGCCTGGCACCCTCCACCAGCACCTTCTGA